The proteins below are encoded in one region of Garra rufa chromosome 12, GarRuf1.0, whole genome shotgun sequence:
- the LOC141346769 gene encoding 3',5'-cyclic-AMP phosphodiesterase 4B-like isoform X3: protein MPEANYLLSVSWGYIKFKRMLNRELTHLSEMSRSGNQVSEFISNTFLDKQNEVEIPSPTPKAREKKKKQQLMTQISGVKKVSHGPSLNCGIARFGVKTDNEDLLSKELEDLNKWGLNIFTVSEYSNNRPLTCIMYAIFQERDLLKTFKIPADTFVTYMMTLEDHYHQDVAYHNSLHAADVAQSTHILLSTPALDAVFTDLEILAAIFAAAIHDVDHPGVSNQFLINTNSELALMYNDESVLENHHLAVGFKLLQEDNCDIFQNITKKQRQSLRRMVIDMVLATDMTKHMSLLADLKTMVETKKVTSSGVLLLDNYTDRIQVLRNMVHCADLSNPTKSLELYRQWTDRIMDEFFHQGDRERERGMEISPMCDKHTASVEKSQVGFIDYIVHPLWETWADLVHPDAQDILDTLEDNRNWYQSMIPQSPSPPFYQPDKEGNGGGSGPDKFQFELTLEEEDSEGTEKDEQSQGDEDEEVEEEDRGEEMESTTHIQIVTEDASPVDT, encoded by the exons ATGCCTGAGGCCAATTACCTTCTCTCTGTATCCTGGGGTTACATTAAG TTCAAGAGAATGTTGAACAGGGAGCTGACGCACCTCTCTGAGATGAGCAGATCTGGCAATCAGGTGTCGGAGTTCATCTCCAACACCTTCCTAG ACAAACAGAATGAGGTGGAGATTCCCTCGCCCACACCTAAAGCCCgcgagaagaagaaaaaacagcAGCTGATGACTCAGATCAGTGGTGTGAAGAAAGTATCCCACGGGCCCAGCCTCAACTGCGGCATCGCTCGCTTCGGCGTCAAAACCGACAACGAGGATTTACTGTCAAAG GAATTAGAAGATCTGAACAAATGGGGCTTGAACATCTTTACAGTTTCAGAGTATTCCAACAACCGACCCCTCACTTGCATTATGTACGCCATCTTCCAG GAACGAGACTTGCTCAAGACATTTAAGATCCCGGCAGACACTTTTGTGACGTATATGATGACCCTTGAGGATCATTACCACCAAGATGTGGCCTATCATAACAGCCTTCATGCTGCCGATGTGGCCCAGTCAACTCACATTCTCCTGTCCACACCTGCACTAGAT GCTGTCTTCACGGATCTTGAGATCCTGGCAGCAATTTTTGCAGCAGCTATTCATGATGTGGACCATCCTGGAGTTTCAAACCAGTTCCTCATCAATACAA ACTCAGAGTTGGCGCTTATGTATAACGACGAGTCCGTTTTGGAGAACCACCACTTAGCCGTGGGGTTTAAACTTCTCCAGGAGGACAATTGCGACATCTTCCAGAACATCACTAAGAAACAAAGGCAGTCACTCCGAAGGATGGTCATTGACATG GTACTGGCCACAGACATGACTAAGCACATGAGCTTATTGGCCGATCTGAAGACCATGGTAGAGACGAAGAAAGTGACAAGCTCAGGAGTTTTACTTCTGGACAACTACACAGACAGGATACAG GTTTTGCGGAATATGGTTCACTGTGCCGATCTGAGCAATCCCACCAAGTCTCTAGAGTTGTACCGCCAGTGGACAGACCGCATTATGGACGAGTTCTTTCACCAGGGTGATAGAGAGAGGGAACGTGGCATGGAGATCAGCCCCATGTGTGACAAACACACTGCCTCGGTGGAGAAATCACAG GTGGGTTTCATTGACTACATCGTCCACCCGCTGTGGGAAACCTGGGCTGATTTGGTGCATCCAGATGCCCAGGATATCCTGGACACGCTGGAGGATAATCGGAACTGGTACCAGAGCATGATCCCCCAGAGTCCTTCCCCACCCTTCTACCAGCCCGACAAAGAAGGCAACGGTGGGGGTTCAGGGCCCGACAAGTTTCAGTTTGAGCTCACGCTAGAGGAAGAGGACTCAGAAGGGACGGAAAAAGACGAACAGAGCCAGGGCGACGAGGATGAGGAGGTGGAAGAAGAAGACAGAGGGGAAGAAATGGAATCCACTACACACATCCAGATAGTTACCGAAGACGCCTCACCCGTCGACACATAG
- the LOC141346769 gene encoding 3',5'-cyclic-AMP phosphodiesterase 4B-like isoform X2 yields the protein MGACYFERKEQRKIGKVNCWNKFKRMLNRELTHLSEMSRSGNQVSEFISNTFLDKQNEVEIPSPTPKAREKKKKQQLMTQISGVKKVSHGPSLNCGIARFGVKTDNEDLLSKELEDLNKWGLNIFTVSEYSNNRPLTCIMYAIFQERDLLKTFKIPADTFVTYMMTLEDHYHQDVAYHNSLHAADVAQSTHILLSTPALDAVFTDLEILAAIFAAAIHDVDHPGVSNQFLINTNSELALMYNDESVLENHHLAVGFKLLQEDNCDIFQNITKKQRQSLRRMVIDMVLATDMTKHMSLLADLKTMVETKKVTSSGVLLLDNYTDRIQVLRNMVHCADLSNPTKSLELYRQWTDRIMDEFFHQGDRERERGMEISPMCDKHTASVEKSQVGFIDYIVHPLWETWADLVHPDAQDILDTLEDNRNWYQSMIPQSPSPPFYQPDKEGNGGGSGPDKFQFELTLEEEDSEGTEKDEQSQGDEDEEVEEEDRGEEMESTTHIQIVTEDASPVDT from the exons TTCAAGAGAATGTTGAACAGGGAGCTGACGCACCTCTCTGAGATGAGCAGATCTGGCAATCAGGTGTCGGAGTTCATCTCCAACACCTTCCTAG ACAAACAGAATGAGGTGGAGATTCCCTCGCCCACACCTAAAGCCCgcgagaagaagaaaaaacagcAGCTGATGACTCAGATCAGTGGTGTGAAGAAAGTATCCCACGGGCCCAGCCTCAACTGCGGCATCGCTCGCTTCGGCGTCAAAACCGACAACGAGGATTTACTGTCAAAG GAATTAGAAGATCTGAACAAATGGGGCTTGAACATCTTTACAGTTTCAGAGTATTCCAACAACCGACCCCTCACTTGCATTATGTACGCCATCTTCCAG GAACGAGACTTGCTCAAGACATTTAAGATCCCGGCAGACACTTTTGTGACGTATATGATGACCCTTGAGGATCATTACCACCAAGATGTGGCCTATCATAACAGCCTTCATGCTGCCGATGTGGCCCAGTCAACTCACATTCTCCTGTCCACACCTGCACTAGAT GCTGTCTTCACGGATCTTGAGATCCTGGCAGCAATTTTTGCAGCAGCTATTCATGATGTGGACCATCCTGGAGTTTCAAACCAGTTCCTCATCAATACAA ACTCAGAGTTGGCGCTTATGTATAACGACGAGTCCGTTTTGGAGAACCACCACTTAGCCGTGGGGTTTAAACTTCTCCAGGAGGACAATTGCGACATCTTCCAGAACATCACTAAGAAACAAAGGCAGTCACTCCGAAGGATGGTCATTGACATG GTACTGGCCACAGACATGACTAAGCACATGAGCTTATTGGCCGATCTGAAGACCATGGTAGAGACGAAGAAAGTGACAAGCTCAGGAGTTTTACTTCTGGACAACTACACAGACAGGATACAG GTTTTGCGGAATATGGTTCACTGTGCCGATCTGAGCAATCCCACCAAGTCTCTAGAGTTGTACCGCCAGTGGACAGACCGCATTATGGACGAGTTCTTTCACCAGGGTGATAGAGAGAGGGAACGTGGCATGGAGATCAGCCCCATGTGTGACAAACACACTGCCTCGGTGGAGAAATCACAG GTGGGTTTCATTGACTACATCGTCCACCCGCTGTGGGAAACCTGGGCTGATTTGGTGCATCCAGATGCCCAGGATATCCTGGACACGCTGGAGGATAATCGGAACTGGTACCAGAGCATGATCCCCCAGAGTCCTTCCCCACCCTTCTACCAGCCCGACAAAGAAGGCAACGGTGGGGGTTCAGGGCCCGACAAGTTTCAGTTTGAGCTCACGCTAGAGGAAGAGGACTCAGAAGGGACGGAAAAAGACGAACAGAGCCAGGGCGACGAGGATGAGGAGGTGGAAGAAGAAGACAGAGGGGAAGAAATGGAATCCACTACACACATCCAGATAGTTACCGAAGACGCCTCACCCGTCGACACATAG